The Desulfonauticus submarinus genome includes the window AAAGGATTGAATATGTATAAAGGCATATTAACTTGTCCCCCTGTAGGAGCGGCATTTGGTTTAGAAAAAGAATGCAAACTACCTTCTGAAATTTTCCATTAAAAATAAAAAAATAGCCAGATAGGTAAAACCTATCTGGCTAACTTAAACCCATTTTTTAATAGACGTTTTCTCATATATTCAAAATGACTTCCCCGCCAGTAAATTTTTCCACATTCAGGACAGATAAAAAATTCATTATAATACTTTTTTGTCTTTGGCTCTAGCTTATCTAAAATTTTTGTTTTTTCTATTGGTTCTAAAACCGCATTACAACATAAACAACGTTTAAATATGTTCGTACCTTTTAAGCCAAAAACCCTTTTCACTTCTTTTAACTGTAAATCAGGAGATGACGACCTCAACAAATAGCCCCACTCCACCAATTTTCTTTTTAACAGTCCCCTATCCTTGGTGAGAACTACTCTTTGTTCTTGCCAAGCAAGTTGAGCAATTTTAAAATCATCCCAAATAGGATTGTAAAGTACATCCTCGCCAGCCATTCTCAATAAAGTGGCTAGCTTCCCCACATTCACATCACAAATAAATTTCAATTCTAAAAACCTTCTTGGCCTAAGAATACTTTTTTGACTAATATCCAAAGGCAAAGTATGATAATATACTTTAAACACATCCCTTGGTTTGGGAATATAAAAAAAATCAACTTCCTGTTGAAAACAAAAAATTTTACCTATTTCAGGATGAGGAATCCCAAAAGACTCTAAAATATCTTTGATAGAGGCTCGGCGTTTTAATGTATAACCAAAATTAAGATTATTATTTTTTAAAAAAAATTTATATTCAGAAGAAAAAATAAAATAAATTTTAAAAGAGGTCATAATAATGAATTCCTATTATTGGCAAATAATCATTTTAACTATAATCTTTGTACATTTGGGAATAAATTTATGGTTAGAAATTCTTAATATAAAAAGTTTAAAAACAAAAATCCCTCCTTTCTTGCAAGATATATTTTCTGCTGAAAAATACAAACAAAGTCAATCATATACTAAAGAACTTACCATTCTAAATTTAATAGAAAAAATAATTATAACATCTCTTCTAATTATAGCAATTAAACTAAATTTATTTAACTATCTTAATAAAATAAGCATCAGTATTTCTTCAAATTATCTTTTTCAAGGAACTATTTTTTTCTTTTTACTGTTTATATGCATAGAATTAATATCTTTTCCTTTTGAGTTGATTCAAAATTTTTATTTAGAAAACAAATATGGATTTAATAAAATGTCTTTCAAAATATTTCTTCAAGATAAAATAAAAACCTATATACTTTCTTTTTTACTAGGAGGCATATTACTAATTACAATATTTTTTATCTTTAAAAATTTTGGCAAGTTGGCTTGGTTGTATGCATTCTTAGGTGTTAGTATATTTATGTTTATAATTCAATATCTAGCTCCCAAAATTATTTTACCTCTTTTCAATAAATTTATCCCTATATCTGACAGCTCTTTAAAACAAAAAATCCATAATTTAGCCCAAAAAATAGGATATAAAATACAAGACATCTATATTATGGACGGATCTAAACGAACCACAAAAGCCAATGCATTCTTAACAGGATTTGGAAAATATAAAAAAATCGCTCTTTTTGACAACCTTGTGAATACTCTTTCCCATCAAGAAATAATTGCTGTGCTCGCCCATGAATTAGCTCATTTCAAGCTAAAACACATCTTTAAACAAATAATTTTGTCTTTAGCCAATTTAGCTATTTTTTTAATCACTCTTCAATTATTTCTACATCAACCTAATATATCTAAAGCACTTGGCATCGAATATCCTTCTATACACGCTAATTTACTTGCCTTTAGCTTAATATTTACACCACTATCATTTATTTTAGGTATTATGGAAAATTTTCTTTCTAGAAAATTTGAAAAACAGGCTGATATGTTTGCCCTTAAATTTGTAAAAAGCCAAGATCTTATTTCTGCTTTAAAAAAGCTCGCTCAAAATAATCTATCAAATCTAACACCTCATCCCATTTATGTATTCTTTTTTTATAGCCATCCGCCATTAACTAAAAGAATAAAATATCTACAACAAAATAGTTCCTCTATTTAATTACTATTTTACTTATCTAAAAATTTTACATTTTGGATTTTATCAAATTCACTTGATATTTTTTTAGTAGTTGTGTGAATATCTTTAACATCCTTAGTAACAATATCAATATGCTTAGCTAGTTTTTCCCATCTTTCTCTATATCTTCTAAAATTACTCGATAACCTTATTAATTCTTCTTGTATTTTTTTAGCATATTCTCTAGTTTTTGCATCTCTTATTAAAGATGAAATAGTAGTTAAAAGAGCCATAAATGTTGTTGGAGATGTAATCCACACTTTTCTATTTACTGCTTCTTGAATAATATCTTGATGTTTAGCATGTATCTCTGCAAAAACAGCCTCTGCAGGAATAAACATTATTGCCATATCCATAAGTTCTGAATGCTGAACATATTTTCTGTTAATATCTAAAATATGTTTTTTAATATCTTGTTTAAATTTTTGAACAAACTTTTTATCCTCAAACATTCTCTGATAATTTTCCAAAGGGAATTTGGCATCTACAGGCAAAGGTTTTTCATTTGGAATAAAAACTATTGCATCAGGAACTAAACCATCTTTTAATCTTGGTTGAAGTTGATAAATATTATCGTTCTGACCAAATACAGCCTCTAAAATATTTCTTAGTTGCACCTCTGCAAAAATACCTCTTGTCTTTTTATCCGTAAGAACATTTTGTAAAGAAACAACCTCAGTGGATAGTTCTTCTATTTTTCTCTGAGCTTCAGAAATCCTAGCAATACCTCCAATAATTTTTTCAAAAGTTTCATTAATATTTTTAAAATTATTATCCAAACGCTCATTAACTTTAGAACTAATTTCATTTAAACGCTTATGTACCAATTCATTTATTTCTTTAAAGTTAATATTTATATTTCTAAGAATATAGTCTTTAAATTCCTGTTGAGCATCTTTAAATTCATCTATTTTTTTTGTATTTGAATTTAAAGATGAAGATATATCTTCTCTAATTTCTTTAAAATTAGTCTGAAGTTGTCTAATCAATTTTTCATTTATGGTAATAAAATCCTTATTAAGATTATCTATTAAGTTCTGATTAAACTTCTGTTGACTAAGTTTAAACTCTTCTATTTTTTCTGTATTTGATGTTATTGCCCTATTTATAGAATTAGATATATCTTTAAATAAATTTAAAAAAGATAATTGAAAATCAGAAAAACTTTTTTCTATTTTAGAAAATAATTCACTATTTCTTTCTATTTGTTCTTGTGTTTGTTTATATTGCTCCAATATATTTTTATTTATATTATCTTGCAATAAATCAAATAATTTTTGAAATTGATAGTTTTTAAAAAACAAAAAAATCAAAAGTAGAATTATACAAGTAAGTAAAATTAAAAAAATAAATTCCATAAATACCCCTTATTGTATCTAAATTTTTTAGACAATTTAATCCTAAATTATAAATTATAACCCTTTAATCTGTTTTGTTATTTCTTTCCATGCTGCATGAGTATGTTTGGGCCATACTATACTTACAGCCTCTTCATAGGAATATCCTTTTTTCAATAATTCCTGAAATTCTTCCAAAAAAGGCTGAGACAAATTGCTCAAAAAAATATATTCTTCTTTGTATCTACCTAGTCGGAAATTCCCATCATATATACGCATCCTTTGCCAACTTATGATTTATCTTTTATAATAGAATTAAGTCTTTCTGGGAGATAAATAAAAATTTTTCAAACAAATCAAAAGCATTCTTTTAGCATCGGGAAAAATTTGAAAAAAATTAGCAAAAGCATGTTCTTTCCTCCTTATGCATGGTCATATGGGAGTGTATCAGTATGGTTGGACTTGGTTTTTGGAAAGCTTAGAAGCCGTGAAAGAATTGTTAAAATGAAAATTCCAAAAATTATAATAACTGGGGCAAGTAGGATAAAAAAGAAAAATAAATCCGTAGTGGCTTTAGCCCATATAACCCCTTTATCTGCCAAATAGGCAAAAAACAAAAGAAAAATTACAGCAAACTTTTTCCAGTGTTTGAAAACGAAAAATTTAAATTTATCCATCAAAAATAAAGATAGATTCTAAAGAAAGCCAAGTCAATCTGGCTTCAATAAAAAAATCCTTTTCTGATTTTGCCAAAGAAATAAAAAAAGTCAAAAAGAAATAAATAGCTTTTGAGAAGAAGCCAAAGCGAGCCCAAGCTGAAAAAGTCATCCTTTTTTACGAAGACGAGAAAAAGGAGTTCGTTGACTTCTAGGGCTGGTTCACCAATCTGCCCAGGCGCTTGAGAAGGTGGCGCTGGTCAACTGGGCGAGCTAACTTCTCCATA containing:
- a CDS encoding Mut7-C RNAse domain-containing protein, which produces MTSFKIYFIFSSEYKFFLKNNNLNFGYTLKRRASIKDILESFGIPHPEIGKIFCFQQEVDFFYIPKPRDVFKVYYHTLPLDISQKSILRPRRFLELKFICDVNVGKLATLLRMAGEDVLYNPIWDDFKIAQLAWQEQRVVLTKDRGLLKRKLVEWGYLLRSSSPDLQLKEVKRVFGLKGTNIFKRCLCCNAVLEPIEKTKILDKLEPKTKKYYNEFFICPECGKIYWRGSHFEYMRKRLLKNGFKLAR
- a CDS encoding DNA recombination protein RmuC, giving the protein MEFIFLILLTCIILLLIFLFFKNYQFQKLFDLLQDNINKNILEQYKQTQEQIERNSELFSKIEKSFSDFQLSFLNLFKDISNSINRAITSNTEKIEEFKLSQQKFNQNLIDNLNKDFITINEKLIRQLQTNFKEIREDISSSLNSNTKKIDEFKDAQQEFKDYILRNININFKEINELVHKRLNEISSKVNERLDNNFKNINETFEKIIGGIARISEAQRKIEELSTEVVSLQNVLTDKKTRGIFAEVQLRNILEAVFGQNDNIYQLQPRLKDGLVPDAIVFIPNEKPLPVDAKFPLENYQRMFEDKKFVQKFKQDIKKHILDINRKYVQHSELMDMAIMFIPAEAVFAEIHAKHQDIIQEAVNRKVWITSPTTFMALLTTISSLIRDAKTREYAKKIQEELIRLSSNFRRYRERWEKLAKHIDIVTKDVKDIHTTTKKISSEFDKIQNVKFLDK
- a CDS encoding M48 family metallopeptidase: MNSYYWQIIILTIIFVHLGINLWLEILNIKSLKTKIPPFLQDIFSAEKYKQSQSYTKELTILNLIEKIIITSLLIIAIKLNLFNYLNKISISISSNYLFQGTIFFFLLFICIELISFPFELIQNFYLENKYGFNKMSFKIFLQDKIKTYILSFLLGGILLITIFFIFKNFGKLAWLYAFLGVSIFMFIIQYLAPKIILPLFNKFIPISDSSLKQKIHNLAQKIGYKIQDIYIMDGSKRTTKANAFLTGFGKYKKIALFDNLVNTLSHQEIIAVLAHELAHFKLKHIFKQIILSLANLAIFLITLQLFLHQPNISKALGIEYPSIHANLLAFSLIFTPLSFILGIMENFLSRKFEKQADMFALKFVKSQDLISALKKLAQNNLSNLTPHPIYVFFFYSHPPLTKRIKYLQQNSSSI